In Pseudoalteromonas marina, a genomic segment contains:
- a CDS encoding GGDEF domain-containing protein: MLRLFSLYLCILLTLLSFSTLAQSLNDEQIKKIGPAIWQQVNIKSPVSGEQIISAYQNKQSPLVSLSEMRGPAVAKIPLSTLNEERWFVLPQANYLDGGFAYWQDTQGIRLIADFSQGCLSQSAIIMHGQAFQLNLETNSQGVLWLYLNARHYAKPVSVTFLDEPTFIYQQFFINSLSIMSITIMLTLACMAFILYLKTGQNVALYCAGYIGLHGIGWAFAAGVFGVFYSFKSINSHYFGMYIFSFAISSASAFAYYLFNFHTVEKTRISQFLKYFSYVAFISGFINLVLPFHWVFYLAHTLAAIWVVLTLVLGFKMLSLNDFRAKYFLTGNIVYSLSLVVFILSHLNLFVTASAELWVLVALAIDCICILLSLSEWLKIKQNDYINALEQSRIDPLTKVGNRLLLQEKLNSIGHYYLIVFIDCDGMKTINDQLGHASGDKLLINVTELIKKELANLGDVYRTGGDEFICLCCASSLNELEKLADNTSKALNKAHIQLKQTWPQSGLSFGIASSSECTDYKACFTLADERMYAAKYARKNNTPTNHNTTQQI, translated from the coding sequence ATGCTTAGATTATTTAGTTTATATTTATGTATATTGTTGACCCTATTGTCTTTTAGTACATTAGCTCAATCGCTTAATGATGAACAAATTAAAAAAATTGGGCCAGCTATTTGGCAACAAGTTAATATAAAGTCACCTGTTTCGGGTGAACAAATAATCAGTGCATATCAAAATAAGCAAAGCCCTCTTGTTTCTTTATCTGAAATGCGTGGACCCGCTGTTGCTAAAATACCACTGTCGACTCTGAATGAAGAACGCTGGTTTGTATTACCCCAAGCAAACTACCTAGATGGTGGTTTTGCTTATTGGCAAGATACACAGGGAATTCGTTTAATTGCTGATTTTTCTCAGGGTTGTTTGTCGCAGTCAGCAATTATAATGCATGGACAAGCGTTTCAATTAAACCTAGAAACAAATTCTCAAGGCGTACTGTGGCTTTATTTAAATGCACGTCATTACGCCAAACCAGTGAGTGTAACCTTTTTAGATGAGCCTACATTTATATACCAGCAGTTTTTTATAAATTCACTCAGTATAATGTCCATCACCATTATGCTCACCCTTGCCTGCATGGCATTCATTCTTTATTTAAAAACAGGTCAAAACGTTGCGTTATATTGTGCAGGTTATATTGGCTTACACGGAATTGGTTGGGCGTTTGCGGCTGGGGTTTTTGGCGTGTTTTACAGCTTTAAAAGCATAAACTCACATTATTTTGGTATGTATATTTTTTCGTTTGCGATATCTTCAGCCAGCGCCTTTGCCTATTACTTATTTAATTTTCATACGGTTGAAAAAACACGAATAAGCCAATTTTTAAAGTATTTTTCTTATGTCGCTTTTATTAGTGGCTTTATAAACCTAGTACTACCCTTTCATTGGGTATTTTATTTAGCACACACTTTAGCAGCAATATGGGTGGTACTAACGTTAGTGCTCGGCTTTAAAATGTTGAGCTTAAACGATTTTAGAGCAAAGTACTTTTTAACCGGTAATATTGTTTACAGCCTATCACTTGTTGTCTTTATTTTATCTCATCTTAATTTATTCGTAACGGCTTCAGCTGAACTTTGGGTGCTTGTTGCCCTCGCTATTGATTGTATTTGTATATTACTTTCATTATCCGAATGGCTGAAAATAAAGCAAAACGATTATATTAATGCCCTTGAGCAATCACGTATTGACCCACTCACAAAAGTAGGCAATCGTTTATTACTACAAGAAAAGCTAAATTCCATAGGTCATTATTACTTAATAGTATTTATTGACTGCGATGGTATGAAAACAATAAACGATCAATTAGGGCATGCCAGTGGCGACAAACTACTTATCAATGTCACTGAATTAATTAAAAAAGAACTGGCCAACCTAGGAGATGTGTATAGAACTGGAGGCGATGAGTTTATATGTTTGTGTTGTGCTTCGTCGTTAAACGAGCTAGAAAAATTGGCAGACAACACATCTAAAGCACTTAATAAAGCGCATATTCAACTAAAGCAAACGTGGCCGCAATCTGGTTTAAGCTTTGGCATTGCTAGCAGCAGTGAGTGCACAGATTATAAAGCATGTTTTACTTTAGCTGATGAAAGAATGTATGCGGCAAAATATGCTCGTAAAAATAATACGCCTACTAACCACAATACCACCCAGCAGATTTAA
- a CDS encoding CHASE domain-containing protein: MALQSRANKGVRLSTLLQVVILTTGIVLTYFQQIQHQQTLDSKVTAALNSKLTSLSVGINNRMELYQYGLFGLKGFIQGIGIENLNYTAIKSYSNARDYAQEFPGANGVGYIKKVTHNELAEFINKAQSERPDSLFNFKTLTENKNDHFVIQYIFPESGNKQAIGLDIGSETIRKRAALSAVFADNAQLSAPITLVQADQKAHHGFLILLPIYKSKITPTSNDERLEALHGWAYSPLLIDNILNSLFDIDENYLTISDLNDATDVAFFTYGNPANNTEFKVSTVTKVIGREWQITLHGSYAFVENLHLPYQYQALVNGIFLTLIAMLIVLAIQLQFFRKAQKENLRREAEQAHKNILEQANLKLETDVKLRTQQIADISMLQRSILDSASYSIIATDINGLITEFNPAAEKLLGYKAFDVVGKKTCGIFHLETELISKAKQLSIELNKIVSPGFETLIVKATPTEPDVNQWTYVDSKGRHIQVSLSVTSLLNNRAQVVGFLGIAFDLTQQIKHEHALAHAKELAEQSSKTKSEFLANMSHEIRTPMNGILGTLQLLQEQPMNDKSTDYLKKALYSTRSLTTIINDILDFSKIEAGKLSLEQKVFELDELIHHLESDLLVPAQEKNIYLKFKSTIHHKYWRGDAVRIRQVFLNIIYNAIKFTHKGGVTVEFKLTDDEQVCAIVSDTGIGIPKNVVNRLFERFEQAESSTTREYGGTGLGLPITKSLINLMDGDIKVTSEEGVGSQFYIYLPLEQADNIPSNDNTENLDFPDLSNKVILIAEDNKINQIIVSSFLEPTGAKLVIANNGYEAIDLYKKLSPHIILMDIQMPKMDGFEACKAIKRIDASQTVIALTANVLSEQKQLYEQFFDGYVSKPIEKQKLINALHIKNS; this comes from the coding sequence ATGGCTTTGCAAAGTAGAGCTAATAAAGGGGTGCGATTAAGTACTTTACTTCAGGTTGTAATCCTCACTACAGGTATTGTTTTAACTTACTTTCAACAAATTCAGCATCAACAAACCTTAGACTCAAAAGTAACAGCTGCGCTAAATAGCAAGTTAACCAGTTTATCCGTAGGTATAAATAACAGAATGGAGTTATATCAATACGGGTTATTTGGCCTCAAAGGGTTTATACAGGGTATTGGAATAGAAAATTTAAACTACACCGCAATTAAGAGTTATTCAAACGCAAGAGATTACGCCCAAGAGTTTCCTGGTGCTAACGGCGTTGGGTACATAAAAAAAGTAACACATAACGAACTTGCCGAGTTTATAAATAAAGCACAAAGCGAACGCCCCGATAGCCTATTTAATTTTAAAACACTTACTGAAAATAAAAATGATCATTTTGTGATCCAATATATTTTTCCTGAAAGTGGTAATAAACAAGCAATAGGGTTAGATATTGGCTCAGAAACTATTCGTAAACGTGCAGCATTAAGCGCAGTTTTTGCAGATAATGCGCAATTATCTGCACCTATTACGTTAGTCCAAGCAGATCAGAAAGCTCACCATGGTTTTTTGATTCTATTACCTATTTATAAGAGTAAGATCACTCCTACATCTAACGATGAACGCCTTGAAGCACTGCATGGCTGGGCATACTCCCCTTTGCTTATAGACAATATTTTAAACTCATTATTTGATATTGATGAAAACTACTTAACCATTAGCGATCTCAACGATGCAACCGATGTGGCCTTTTTTACATACGGCAATCCAGCAAATAACACTGAATTTAAAGTATCCACTGTGACTAAAGTGATTGGTCGTGAGTGGCAAATAACGTTGCATGGCTCTTACGCGTTTGTAGAAAACCTGCATTTGCCCTATCAGTATCAAGCACTCGTGAATGGTATTTTTTTAACACTCATTGCTATGTTAATTGTGCTTGCAATACAGTTACAATTTTTTCGAAAAGCCCAAAAAGAAAATTTAAGACGTGAAGCCGAACAAGCACATAAAAATATTCTTGAACAAGCCAATTTAAAACTAGAAACCGATGTAAAACTGCGAACTCAGCAAATAGCTGATATTAGTATGTTACAGCGTAGTATTTTAGACAGTGCTAGCTACTCTATTATAGCTACCGACATAAACGGTTTAATCACCGAGTTTAACCCTGCCGCAGAGAAGTTACTGGGCTACAAGGCATTTGATGTAGTGGGTAAAAAAACCTGTGGCATATTTCATTTAGAAACAGAACTGATAAGCAAAGCAAAACAACTGAGTATTGAGCTCAATAAAATAGTGAGTCCTGGATTTGAAACATTAATTGTAAAAGCAACCCCCACAGAACCCGATGTTAATCAATGGACCTATGTAGACTCTAAAGGTAGGCATATTCAAGTGAGCTTAAGTGTTACGTCGCTATTGAATAACAGAGCTCAAGTTGTTGGTTTTTTAGGCATTGCGTTTGATTTAACCCAGCAAATAAAACACGAGCACGCGCTTGCTCATGCAAAGGAACTCGCAGAGCAAAGCTCTAAGACTAAATCTGAATTTTTAGCAAACATGAGCCATGAAATACGTACACCCATGAATGGTATTTTAGGTACTCTGCAGTTACTGCAAGAGCAACCGATGAATGATAAATCAACAGACTACTTAAAAAAAGCACTCTACTCTACTCGCTCATTAACCACTATTATTAACGATATACTGGATTTTTCTAAAATCGAAGCCGGTAAACTTTCTCTTGAGCAGAAGGTGTTTGAGCTGGACGAATTAATTCATCATTTAGAGTCTGATTTATTAGTACCTGCCCAAGAAAAGAATATTTATCTAAAATTTAAATCAACGATTCATCATAAATACTGGCGTGGTGATGCTGTAAGAATAAGGCAGGTGTTTTTAAACATAATATACAACGCAATTAAGTTTACACACAAAGGAGGTGTAACGGTTGAGTTTAAACTAACTGACGATGAACAAGTTTGCGCTATTGTTTCAGACACAGGTATTGGTATTCCAAAAAATGTTGTAAACAGGCTCTTTGAGAGATTTGAACAAGCAGAGTCTTCAACCACGCGTGAATATGGTGGAACAGGGCTTGGATTGCCAATTACGAAGTCGCTTATAAACCTTATGGACGGTGACATAAAAGTAACAAGCGAAGAAGGTGTTGGTAGCCAGTTTTATATATACCTACCGTTAGAACAAGCTGACAACATACCAAGCAATGATAATACTGAAAATTTAGATTTTCCCGATCTAAGTAATAAAGTTATTTTGATTGCTGAAGATAATAAAATTAACCAAATAATTGTGAGCTCTTTTCTTGAGCCTACAGGTGCTAAATTAGTCATTGCTAATAATGGTTATGAAGCAATAGACTTATACAAAAAGCTATCACCTCATATAATTTTAATGGACATACAAATGCCAAAAATGGATGGCTTTGAAGCGTGTAAAGCCATAAAAAGGATAGATGCATCACAAACAGTCATTGCACTTACAGCCAATGTGCTCTCTGAACAAAAGCAACTTTATGAACAGTTTTTTGATGGGTACGTATCAAAACCTATTGAAAAACAAAAACTAATAAACGCATTACATATTAAAAATAGCTAA